DNA sequence from the Candidatus Aegiribacteria sp. genome:
TCAAATCCCGAATCCTTAAGGGCGGATTTGCAGGGATTAACGGTTCTCTGAACCAGATTATCAACAAGCTGTTCGAGCTTGGCTCTTGAAAGAGTCATATCCAGATGCTTCGCTCCAGCGGAGTCGGCCGTTACGAATGGAAGATTGATATTTGTGCTCTGGGTTGTTGAAAGTTCACATTTTGCTCTCTCGGCAGCTTCCTTCAGTCTCTGCAGGGCCATGGGATCTTTCGAAAGGTCAATTCCCTGCTGTTTCATGAACTCGTCAACCATCCAGTTTATTATTTCCTGATCAAAATCATCTCCACCAAGGTGAGTGTCACCATTTGTTGCTTTCACTTCGAATACGCCATCCCCGATTTCGAGAATGGATATATCAAAGGTTCCGCCTCCAAGATCGAATACCGCGATTGTCCTGTTGGATGATTCTTTGTCCAGCCCGTACGCAAGAGCAGCAGCTGTAGGTTCATTCACTATTCTTTCAACCTGGAGCCCCGCGATTTTCCCTGCGTCTTTCGTCGCCTGTCTCTGGCTGTCACTGAAATACGCTGGAACGGTAATAACTGCCTTCTCCACCTTTTCTCCCAGGTAGTCCTCAGCAGTCTGCCTCATCTTCTGAAGAATCATCGCGGATATCTCAGGCGGGGAATACTTCTTACCAAGTACTTCCACCAGGACATCTCCGTTAGAACCCTCAACGACCTTGAAGGGAACTCTTTCCCTCTCAACTTTCATTTCATTGTATTTGCTGCCCATGAATCTCTTTATTGAGAATATGGTATTTTCGGGGTTTGCAACAGCCTGCCTGCGGGCTACAACTCCCACGAGTCTTTCTCCCTGGTCGTTGAAACCGACAACTGATGGAGTAGTTCTGGATCCTTCGGCATTGGGGATAACGGTAGGTTCACCACCTTCCATAACAGCTACGCACGAATTCGTAGTTCCAAGATCAATTCCGATGATCTTTCCCATAGTTTCCTCTCCTGTTCTCTTCCTCCCGAAGGGAGTAAGTTTCTGTTAATAAATCTTTTCAGCCATTCGGCTTTCAATATTCGTTGCGGGGTTGCACCCGCTTGTTAAACTTCCTGAAAGGCTTCTTTTCGACTCTGTCAGCGTTCAGGCTTCTTTTTTCCCAGAAACAGTGGAGCAATCAACATGCCAGAAATAAGAAGAGTGCAAGAAGGTTACGCCACAGATACTTACAATTTTTCCATGCATTCGTTATCCACTTCTCCGCGAATTGAGCGTGCTATTGTGGCACATCCTCCAAAGGAAAGTAGTATATTAAACAGTTGATAGGAACATTTCCATCCTTAACTACGCATGGAGAATGGAATTATGGACAGGATAATCGTAAGAGGAGCCAGGGAACACAATCTGAAAAACATCACGGTGGAATTTCCCCGTAATCAGTTCGTGGTGCTTACCGGAGTTTCCGGTTCAGGGAAGAGTTCTTTCGCTTTCGACACTCTCTATGCTGAAGGACAGCGCCGCTACGTAGAGTCGCTTTCAGCTTACGCAAGACAGTTCCTTGGGCAGCTGGAAAAACCCCTTTACGAAAGTATCGAGGGATTATCACCCGCAATATCAATTGAACAGAAAACAGTAAGCCATAATCCAAGATCAACTGTAGGTACGGTAACGGAAATTTCCGACTATATGAGAGTTCTTTTCGCTCGAACTGGAATCCCTCACTGCCCTGAATGCGGCAGGGAGGTTTCAAGCCAGTCAACTCAGCAGATGCTCGATACAATTCTGCAAATTCCTGCCGGAACCAGGCTTCTGATCACAGCTCCACTCATTCGCAACAGAAAAGGAGCGTACGCTGAACTCTTCCCGGAATTGAGAAAAAAAGGATACGTTCGTGTGCTGATTAACGGCGTACTGCATAGCCTTGATGAACCCCTGACTCTCAACGCCAGGAAAAAAAATGACGTGAACCTGGTTGTTGACAGAATTGTCTGCTGTGAAGGTAAAGACATCGCAGGCAGGCTCATGGATTCCGTGGAAACAGCTCTTAGTGAGGGAAACGGTATCATCTCGGTGATTAACGCTGATACGAATGAAGAGACTCTCATGAGCGAACACAGTGCCTGCGCCTGGTGCGGTATCAGTATGCCGGATCTTACTCCCCAGCTTTTCAGTTTTAATAACCCAGCCGGTATGT
Encoded proteins:
- the dnaK gene encoding molecular chaperone DnaK → MGKIIGIDLGTTNSCVAVMEGGEPTVIPNAEGSRTTPSVVGFNDQGERLVGVVARRQAVANPENTIFSIKRFMGSKYNEMKVERERVPFKVVEGSNGDVLVEVLGKKYSPPEISAMILQKMRQTAEDYLGEKVEKAVITVPAYFSDSQRQATKDAGKIAGLQVERIVNEPTAAALAYGLDKESSNRTIAVFDLGGGTFDISILEIGDGVFEVKATNGDTHLGGDDFDQEIINWMVDEFMKQQGIDLSKDPMALQRLKEAAERAKCELSTTQSTNINLPFVTADSAGAKHLDMTLSRAKLEQLVDNLVQRTVNPCKSALKDSGFDSSKVDDVLLVGGQTRMPLVQKKVTEIFGKEPHKGVNPDEVVAVGAAIQAGVLSGDVKDVLLLDVTPLTLGIETLGGVATPIIERNTTIPTKKSQVFSTAADNQPQVEIIVLQGERKMAADNRAVGRFVLDGIPPAPRGLPQIEVTFDIDANGILHVIAKDKATGKEQKIRIEASSGLSEDEIKGMVHDAEVNAEEDAKKREIIERRNHADALVFEIEKQLKDIGDKFDPADRSRLEDAVSEMKKALDGEDDDIIKQKFDSLQETWKQVGAAFHQSQQQSGESSEPAGDAGGSDSEPDDDKTIDADYEVVDD